The genome window TCTTTTGGTAGTACATAATGATGAATTTGATCATGTTGTTTCTGGAATTACTCATAATTTTGAAGATCTAATTACAACACATCTTCACAGTAAAATTGAAAAAGAAAAATGCATGGAGTTGTTTCTAATAGATGGAGATGCAGAGAAAGTCTCTACAATAACAAAAGATTTCCAAATAAACAAAAACATGGATACCGTAAAACTAGTTACGCTTTAGATATTTGGTGAATTTTTTCTAGTTATAAAAATAATACTGGTTATTGAAATTGCTAATATCAGTAATACAATAGTTCCAAATTCTGGTGCAACAACTAGCGCAAATTCAGTTTCTTGCCCTGTGTTCCGAATATTTTCAAATTTAATAATTGTAGGGCCAGTCTGACCTTCTGCAAAAGTGAATTTTTCAAATTCTCCACCTATTTGTGCAGTTCCAGACACACGATGAATTTCTTTTCCATTTTGGATAATTACAATTGTGTAATCAGAATTTCGTAGGGGTTCATTTGTTTTTCCATCTCTGATTGTAAAAATAAAATTTGTATTAATTCCAGGCTCTACAGTCAAAGGATCCCATGAAAGGTTTACTTTAAAGTCCTCACTTTTTGTATACGCTTCTAATGGAAAAGATACATCATTACTAGCAGATATTGTAAATTTGATATTTTCAGGAAATGGTTCATCAGATTTTTTCATTTCATTTTTTAAATATCGTAAATGATCTTGCAACAATACAAGATGGACAATCCTCTCATCATCTTCGGTATAATCATCAACTGATACTGAAGAATTGAATAGTTCAATATCATTTACGTATCCAGAATAACTAGGAGACAAAAACTCGACGAAATCTTTTGGGAAATGAGTTTCTACATGTACTACTGATACATGAGACATTCGTTTTTCGCTCCAATCAAATGGCATTTCAAATGTAATTTGTTTAGCCTTAAAATCATAATTAAAATTGGAAATTGTATCAAAATAAGATTTTGAACGGAATTCTACATCGTTATTTTCAGAATCTTTCTGAATGAAAGAAATGGTCTCAATTATGCTCAAATCAGCATTATAGATACCAGAATTTTCTATGATATTTGTAGGCTCATCAATAGTTCTTATCTCAATCTCAAAGTTGTACAGACCACTCGAATTAAACAAAGGCCCAGTAATTTCAATAGGATTAGATTCAGTACTATGCCAAGCTCCAAGTAGAGAGTCTTGTTCACCATTAATTGTAATTTCATTATCTTGTGTTGGTCTTACTATAATTGGCAAAATACCATTTTCTGCAAAAAAGTAATTTCTAAAGATCATTTTATCATCATGAAATAAACCAATTAAAAAGGTGATATTTTTTGCATTTTCTTTTGTTTTCTTTTCTGTTGCAGTAATTGTAATTTGCTCTTGTTCATTTTCAAAAACCATTGGCATTTCTACTGAAACAGATAATTCTTTTCCTTGTACATTTATTGAAGAAATCGTATCAATTCCAAAGCCATGTCCAAAAACATTACTTACTGGAAACAATAAGCATAAAGCCATCATTAAAACGCTAAATTTGATTAATCTCATCATTATTTCTTTTTCACGGACCTATTTTACTGTCAGCAATTCCTCAACTTTTTGGATTAGTTCATCCATTGTTCTTGCCTCCAATATTGGTTGAAGTTCATTTGGATCCTTTGCACCAAGAGCAGATAATGAATAAACATAGTCAATTGTAGGTGTTTCTGTATTAAGATAATATTGTTCCAAAACATGATCTAATGCATGTGGTTCAACTATTTGAGGTAATGCCTGTGAGATAATTTTCTTTTTCCATAATTGAACCAATTGTTCCCATTTTTCGTATGAAATATTTTCATCTATTTCCAAAAGCATTTCAACTTCAGCTTGAATGTACATTTTCTCTTTAATTCCAATTTTCTCATGCATTTCAGATATTTCCTGATGTCCTTCTACTGAAAGAGGATCATAGTTTACAGGTTGAGGAATAGATGGCGGGATGATTCTTTTAATTTGAAATGAGTTTCTTCCAATTGTTTCAATGTGAAGTTGTAATCCATCTAGATTAACATCTTCACATTTGGTTATCTTAGCGATAGTTCCTATCATTCTGGGTGAATTCCATCCTTTTATAGAATTATTTTCATCAATCAAACATACTCCAAATTGTCCGTCGCCAAGCATACAATCATCAACTAACTGTTTGTAGCGAGGCTCGAATATTCTAAGAGGAAGTTCTTGTCGAGGAAATAATACCAAGTCTAATGGAAAAATAGGGATAATTTTTGTTTCTGTCATCTAGTTACAGAGAAATCTCTCTAGATATATGGAATACGGATTACCTTAGAATTAAAAACCATTCTCGTTTAGTATCAAGCCTAACAAAGCAGCACGAGTATGTTTTCCATATTCAGCTTGTTCAAAATATTTGGCATTTTTTGTTTTATCAACATCAGCAGAAATTTCATCTATTCTTGGAAGAGGATGTAAAATTATTGAATCATCTTTCATTTGTTTTAGTAAATCTAATCCGACAACATAACTTCCTTTTACTTTTAGATATTCTTCTTCATCTGGAAATCGCTCTTTTTGAATTCTTGTTACATAAAGAACATCAAGTTCATCAATGTGATCTTCAATATTTGGAGATTCAATAAAGTCTAATCTCTTTTTGATTTCATAAGTTGAATCAGATCTAATTCTAAGGGATTCAGGAGAAATTAGACGCACATCAACATCATAATTTCCAAGTCCATATAATAGAGAATAAACAGTTCGTCCATACTTTAGATCACCTACAATCCCAATCTTTATACCATCAATCTTTTTTTTTTCTTTTCTAATTGTAAATAGATCTTGAATTGCTTGTGTAGGATGTTCTTCTGTACCACTACCTGCATTGACAAGTGGTTTTTCTGAAATTTCTGATGCAAACCTACTTGAACCATCTAAAGGATGGCGTAAAACTAGAGCATCTGAATAAATCGACATGATTCGTACAGTGTCTGCAAGACTTTCGCCTTTTTGAGTTGATGATGAGGAGATATCAGAAATTCCTAATGAATTTCCACCAATTGATGCCATAGCAGATTCAAAACTAAGTCTAGTTCGTGTACTTGGTTCATAAAACAAATAACCTAAAGTTTTACCTTTACAAATTTCTCTTCTATCTGTTAAATTTAGTTGAATGATTTTATCTGTCGATGTAAAGATTTTTTCAAGTTTTTCTTTGTTAAAGTCTTTAATTGAGATAATGTCTTTTTGATAGAACTCGTTCATTCTTTCAATAATATATACAGGTGACTATACAAAGTATTCTGATGGAACAGTCCGACCTAATGGTTCGACGAATTAAGGAAGGAACTGTAATTGATCATATTGATGAAGGTAAGGGTATTCAGGTACTTAATGCATTAAGAATAGATGGGAAAGACGGTAGTTTAATTACCATTGCCTTGAATGTACCAAGTGGAAAATTTAAGAAAAAAGATATTATCAAGGTAGAAAATAAGTTTCTAAAAGATGATGATACAAACAAGCTTGCAGTCATTGCCCCAAAAGCAACAATTAACATGATAAAAGAATACAAACTTGTTGAAAAACGAAGAGTTTCATTACCAAATGAGATAGATAGGATATTCCGATGTTCTAATCCAGATTGTATTACAAACAGTACAGAATATATTGAATCAGTTATGGATGTGATTGATAAAGAAGGGAGAGTTCTCAAGTGCAGATACTGCGCCAGAGTTTTAGATGTAAACAAGCTAAAATATAATTAAAAAACCTAAAAATTTGAAAAAGATATTGTAAGGACTATTGTCCTAAGATGATAAACATCATAACTATACCATAGATTGCGATTGATTCGACCATACCTACGAAGATGAATACCTTAGACTGTAAAGCTGGGTTCTCACTAATGACTGCAAGACCTGCTGCACCTACTTGACCAAGACCTATTCCTGCTCCTCCTGCTGCAATACCAAATGCTAAACCAGCACCGAGAAGTTTCATAGAGTCACCACTAGATGCAGAATCTTCTTGTGCAAATGCAATTCCAGTTGAACCTAGAATTGAAATTGCTGATGCTGCCAAAAGTAACATGACGATAGTTTTCATTTACGTTCAGACTCCATTGGGTCCATATTTAAATCATGATGAGATATTTGACTCAAACTCGATCTAGTGTTTTCTTTTTGAATGATTTTAGATCGTCTTTAATGGAATTTACAAAATCTTCATAGTTTACATCTAATTCTTTCTTAGAATTTTCAAGTAATTTTTTTATTTCTTCTTTTGCCATTATCATCTACTTTCCATCTTTGCCTTGACTTTTTTTAACTTTGCGAATTCTTCTCTTTCTCTTTCTTCAAGAGTAGAGAGAATAAATCTAATATTATCTTTGTATTGAGGAATAATGACATTTTCAAGCGCATTTAGTAATTTTTGCGTTTTTTCTAATGCTTTTGCAAGACTAAAAATGGAATTTTCATATTCTGCTGCTTTACAAATTTTTGGCATCAATTCTTTGATTTGTTTTGCTGCTCTATCAATTGAAGAATTTGTATCTGCAAATCCATAAGGCATTGATTTTGTATCTTTTTCTGTAACAGTAAGTGCAGGGATTTTAACATCAACAACTCTTCTCACATGAACTTCTACTTCCATTACAGGTGGAGTAGACTCTGCTACAGAGTCAACAGTATTGGTTCCTAATGCCAAATATGCTTCGTTAACTGATGTGTAAATATCTTGTAATGGTTCCCATATTCCACCTCTTGCTTTAGATGCTTCTTGAATCATCTCTTCAATATTTTTTAAGAGAACTTTACGTTTATCATCTAAAATTTGCTGAACCATTACAGCAATTTGAGTAGATTTTTTATATTTAAAAAGTTCAATTTTTGTTGCTGCAACGTTTTGTCCAAATGACATTTAGTTATTCTTCCTTGTAATACTGTTCTACGTACTTGTCTTTAATTTTAGTAATCTCATTCTTTGGTAATTTTGATACAATCTTCCACATAAGTGCAAGTGTTTCTTCAATAGTTCTGTTCTCATCAGTTGCTTGTGTAAGGAATTCTTTTTCAAAGGTATCACCTACATCCATGTATTTGAGGTCAATTTCAGTTAGTCCTGCTTTACCTACAATACCTGCTAGTGCTCTTACTTCTTGTGCTCTAGAATATGCATCATAAACTTGATTAGAAACTTCACTATGATCTTCTCTAGTACTTCCTTTACCAATTCCGTCTTTCATCAGTCTACTAAGACTCATCAAAATATTGATTGGTGGATAAACTCCTTGCCTGAATAAATCTCTACCAACTACTATTTGTCCTTCTGTAATGTAACCAGTAAGGTCAGGAATTGGGTGTGTAATATCATCAGATGGCATTGATAAAATTGGAACTTGTGTAACACTTCCTTTTCTTCCATTGAGTTTTCCTGCTCTTTCATAAAGTGTTGAAAGGTCAGTGTAAAGATAACCAGGATATCCTTTTCTTCCAGGAACTTCTTCTCTAGCTGCACTAATCTCTCTTAATGCTTCTGCATAATTTGTCATGTCAGTAATTACAACTAGAACGTGCATTCCTAATTCAAATGCCAAATATTCTGCTACAGTTAATGCTACACGTGGTGTAATGATTCTTTCAATTGCAGGATCATCTGCTGTATTAAGGAATAGAACACTTCTTTTGAGTGCACCGGATTCTTCAAGACTTCGTCTGAAATATTCTGCTTCACTGTACTGCACACCAATTGCTGCAAATACTACAGCAAAATCATCTTGTGTTCCAACAACACTTGCTTGTCTTGCGATTTGTGCTGCCAAAAGATTGTGAGACATACCAGAACCAGAAAAGATTGGAAGTTTTTGTCCTCTAACTAGAGTCATCAATCCATCAATTACAGATACACCAGTTTGAATGAAATCCTTTGGATATTCACGTTGTTCTGGATTCATTGGTTCTCCGTTAATATCTACAAATTTATCAGCAATTGGATCTGGCAGTCCATCTTTTGGTCTTCCTAGCCCATCAAAAACTCTGCCAAGTACTTCTTTTGATACTGGCATTTCCATAACTTTACCTACAAATTTTGCGCTAGTTCCAGAGATTGATAATCCAGTTGTTCCCTCAAAGACTTGAACAATTGCTTTACCGTTTCCTACTTCTAGAACTTTACCTAATCTTCTTTCCCCTTCAGTAGTTTCAATTTCAACGAGTTCATCAAATGCTGCATTTTCAACATCATCTACAACAACTAGAGGGCCCTTGATTTCTGCAATCTTACTGTATTGAACTCCACCTTCTGCCGTCAATTTGATACTTTCACTCCTGAAATTGACTTGAATTGTTCTTGCATATCTTTATCTAATTGATCAAGTTTTGGCATCTCATCATCTTTTACATCCATTCTTGCTTTGAGCAAACTGCTTACTATACCTAGTTCTCGTATGTCAGATAATGCTGCACCGTCTTTTAGTGCTTGTTGTCCCTTATTGTAAAAATCAACACATAATTTCATTAATTTAAATTGTTTTTCTGGACTACAATAAGTATCAACATCATCAAAGGAGTTTTGTTGTAATAAAGCAATCTTTACCATTCTTGCAACCTCAAGAATCAATTTTTCTTCATCTGGTAAGGCTTCAGGACCTAAGAGTCTGACAATTTCTTTTAATGTATCTTCTCTTTGTAAAATACCATAAGTTTCACTTCTAATGCTAAACCAATTTTCATTAATGTTTTCACTCCACCATTTTGCGATATCTGCAAGATAGCCAGAATAGCTGTTCATCCAATTGATTGATGGGTAATGTCTAGAGTATGCAAGTTTTGCATCCAAAGCCCAGAAAGTTTTGATAAATCTCATTGTGTGAGTTGTGACTGGTTCCGTAAAATCACCACCTGATGGAGATACAGCACCAATCAAAGTAACTGAACCGTCACGTTCTGGACTACCAGTTGCTTGAACACGACCTGCCCTTTCATAAAATTCTGCTAATCTTGATGCGAGATATGATGGATATCCTTCTTCTGCAGGCATCTCTTCTAATCTACCACTCATTTCTCTGAGTGATTCAGCCCACCTACTTGTTGAATCTGCTACAAGTACAACGTCTTTACCCATATCTCTATAATATTCAGCAATTGTAACACCAGTGTAGATACTTGCTTCTCTTGCTGCTACTGGCATGTTACTAGTATTTGCTACAAGGACAGTTCTATCCATCAATGGTTTTCCACTACGTGGATCTTTGAGATGGGGAAATTCAACTAATACTTCAGTCATTTCATTTCCTCTTTCGCCACAACCAATGTAAACAACAACTTGAGAATCAGCCCATTTTGCAATTTGGTGTAATGTTACAGTCTTTCCTGTTCCAAATGCTCCAGGAATTGAACCAGTTCCTCCTTTTGCAATTGGGAAGAATGTGTCAATAACACGTTGGCCAGTTAAGAGTGGAACAGTTGGATCATATCTCTTATTGTAAGGACGTGGTTTTCGTACAGGCCATCTATGATACATTTTGAGTGGAATTGATTGTCCATCTTTCTCAGTAGTAGCTAGTACAGTTTCTAAATCATAATCTCCTTCAGATACAAGGTTTGAGATAACTCCACCTGGATGATCTGGTGGAACCATAATAGAGTGTTCGATAAGATCCGTTTCTTGAACAGTTCCAATGATATTTCCTGCATTAACTTCATCTCCGTTACTTGAAGTAGGAACAAAATGATATTTTTTTGTCATGTCTACAGCAGTAGTTGTGATACCCCTTCCGATGAAAGAACCAGATGCTTTTGATAATTCTCTCAGTGGTCTTTGAATTCCATCATAAAGTTGTCCAATAATTCCAGGACCTAATAATACACTAAGTGGGTTTCCGGTACCTATTACAGGTTCACCTGGTTTAAGACCACTTGTTGATTCGTATACTTGAATAAATGCGACATCTCCTGTAAGTCTAATAACTTCACCTACTAATTTTGAATTTCCTACAGTTACAGTTTCATACATTTTTGCATCAGACATGCCGTCTGCTCTTACAGCTGGGCCACTTACCCAAACAATTCTACCTTGAGCTGCCATTTTTTAATTTCCCACTCC of Nitrosopumilus sp. contains these proteins:
- a CDS encoding CopG family ribbon-helix-helix protein translates to MPIVSISLNDEILSELDKLQLSMGFSGRSEAIRAGIRVFVSEEKQKADLSGNIHAILLVVHNDEFDHVVSGITHNFEDLITTHLHSKIEKEKCMELFLIDGDAEKVSTITKDFQINKNMDTVKLVTL
- a CDS encoding PEFG-CTERM sorting domain-containing protein; this encodes MRLIKFSVLMMALCLLFPVSNVFGHGFGIDTISSINVQGKELSVSVEMPMVFENEQEQITITATEKKTKENAKNITFLIGLFHDDKMIFRNYFFAENGILPIIVRPTQDNEITINGEQDSLLGAWHSTESNPIEITGPLFNSSGLYNFEIEIRTIDEPTNIIENSGIYNADLSIIETISFIQKDSENNDVEFRSKSYFDTISNFNYDFKAKQITFEMPFDWSEKRMSHVSVVHVETHFPKDFVEFLSPSYSGYVNDIELFNSSVSVDDYTEDDERIVHLVLLQDHLRYLKNEMKKSDEPFPENIKFTISASNDVSFPLEAYTKSEDFKVNLSWDPLTVEPGINTNFIFTIRDGKTNEPLRNSDYTIVIIQNGKEIHRVSGTAQIGGEFEKFTFAEGQTGPTIIKFENIRNTGQETEFALVVAPEFGTIVLLILAISITSIIFITRKNSPNI
- a CDS encoding LON peptidase substrate-binding domain-containing protein — protein: MTETKIIPIFPLDLVLFPRQELPLRIFEPRYKQLVDDCMLGDGQFGVCLIDENNSIKGWNSPRMIGTIAKITKCEDVNLDGLQLHIETIGRNSFQIKRIIPPSIPQPVNYDPLSVEGHQEISEMHEKIGIKEKMYIQAEVEMLLEIDENISYEKWEQLVQLWKKKIISQALPQIVEPHALDHVLEQYYLNTETPTIDYVYSLSALGAKDPNELQPILEARTMDELIQKVEELLTVK
- the pyrB gene encoding aspartate carbamoyltransferase; the encoded protein is MNEFYQKDIISIKDFNKEKLEKIFTSTDKIIQLNLTDRREICKGKTLGYLFYEPSTRTRLSFESAMASIGGNSLGISDISSSSTQKGESLADTVRIMSIYSDALVLRHPLDGSSRFASEISEKPLVNAGSGTEEHPTQAIQDLFTIRKEKKKIDGIKIGIVGDLKYGRTVYSLLYGLGNYDVDVRLISPESLRIRSDSTYEIKKRLDFIESPNIEDHIDELDVLYVTRIQKERFPDEEEYLKVKGSYVVGLDLLKQMKDDSIILHPLPRIDEISADVDKTKNAKYFEQAEYGKHTRAALLGLILNENGF
- the pyrI gene encoding aspartate carbamoyltransferase regulatory subunit, translated to MEQSDLMVRRIKEGTVIDHIDEGKGIQVLNALRIDGKDGSLITIALNVPSGKFKKKDIIKVENKFLKDDDTNKLAVIAPKATINMIKEYKLVEKRRVSLPNEIDRIFRCSNPDCITNSTEYIESVMDVIDKEGRVLKCRYCARVLDVNKLKYN
- a CDS encoding ATP synthase subunit C produces the protein MKTIVMLLLAASAISILGSTGIAFAQEDSASSGDSMKLLGAGLAFGIAAGGAGIGLGQVGAAGLAVISENPALQSKVFIFVGMVESIAIYGIVMMFIILGQ
- a CDS encoding V-type ATP synthase subunit D codes for the protein MSFGQNVAATKIELFKYKKSTQIAVMVQQILDDKRKVLLKNIEEMIQEASKARGGIWEPLQDIYTSVNEAYLALGTNTVDSVAESTPPVMEVEVHVRRVVDVKIPALTVTEKDTKSMPYGFADTNSSIDRAAKQIKELMPKICKAAEYENSIFSLAKALEKTQKLLNALENVIIPQYKDNIRFILSTLEEREREEFAKLKKVKAKMESR
- a CDS encoding V-type ATP synthase subunit B; its protein translation is MTAEGGVQYSKIAEIKGPLVVVDDVENAAFDELVEIETTEGERRLGKVLEVGNGKAIVQVFEGTTGLSISGTSAKFVGKVMEMPVSKEVLGRVFDGLGRPKDGLPDPIADKFVDINGEPMNPEQREYPKDFIQTGVSVIDGLMTLVRGQKLPIFSGSGMSHNLLAAQIARQASVVGTQDDFAVVFAAIGVQYSEAEYFRRSLEESGALKRSVLFLNTADDPAIERIITPRVALTVAEYLAFELGMHVLVVITDMTNYAEALREISAAREEVPGRKGYPGYLYTDLSTLYERAGKLNGRKGSVTQVPILSMPSDDITHPIPDLTGYITEGQIVVGRDLFRQGVYPPINILMSLSRLMKDGIGKGSTREDHSEVSNQVYDAYSRAQEVRALAGIVGKAGLTEIDLKYMDVGDTFEKEFLTQATDENRTIEETLALMWKIVSKLPKNEITKIKDKYVEQYYKEE
- a CDS encoding V-type ATP synthase subunit A, with product MAAQGRIVWVSGPAVRADGMSDAKMYETVTVGNSKLVGEVIRLTGDVAFIQVYESTSGLKPGEPVIGTGNPLSVLLGPGIIGQLYDGIQRPLRELSKASGSFIGRGITTTAVDMTKKYHFVPTSSNGDEVNAGNIIGTVQETDLIEHSIMVPPDHPGGVISNLVSEGDYDLETVLATTEKDGQSIPLKMYHRWPVRKPRPYNKRYDPTVPLLTGQRVIDTFFPIAKGGTGSIPGAFGTGKTVTLHQIAKWADSQVVVYIGCGERGNEMTEVLVEFPHLKDPRSGKPLMDRTVLVANTSNMPVAAREASIYTGVTIAEYYRDMGKDVVLVADSTSRWAESLREMSGRLEEMPAEEGYPSYLASRLAEFYERAGRVQATGSPERDGSVTLIGAVSPSGGDFTEPVTTHTMRFIKTFWALDAKLAYSRHYPSINWMNSYSGYLADIAKWWSENINENWFSIRSETYGILQREDTLKEIVRLLGPEALPDEEKLILEVARMVKIALLQQNSFDDVDTYCSPEKQFKLMKLCVDFYNKGQQALKDGAALSDIRELGIVSSLLKARMDVKDDEMPKLDQLDKDMQEQFKSISGVKVSN